A part of Paenibacillus sp. IHBB 10380 genomic DNA contains:
- a CDS encoding glycoside hydrolase family 30 protein — MKNVKMVVTAKDSGERLSETGSISLLHRGSGEVADVELDPSITYQNIVGFGGAFTEASAYTLSRVSEQKRAEVIRSYFDPIEGLGYSIGRVHIHSCDFALGNYTYVEDNDTELSTFDISHDHQWVLPLIKDAMKVKGDAFIMLASPWSPPAWMKTNGEMNNGGQLKEEYTQVWARYYTKFIEAYGKEGVPIWGITVQNEPAAVQTWDSCIYSAEEERDFIKNHLGPIMHQEGYEDVKILIWDHNRDIIVERASVVLSDPEAAKYVWGTGLHWYVSEEFENVGKVHDLFPDKHLLFTEGCQEGGVKLGEWFTGERYGRNMIGDLNNWTEGYLDWNIVLDQMGGPNHVGNYCDAPIIADTKTDTIHYNSSYYYIGHFSKYIAPGAVRIGQISKVDSLLSTAFLNPDGSIALVVMNETDEIQKATIGLGEGLLEAKLQPHSIITYIISK; from the coding sequence ATGAAGAATGTCAAAATGGTCGTAACTGCAAAGGATTCGGGAGAACGTTTAAGTGAGACGGGGAGCATTTCTTTACTGCATCGAGGTTCTGGAGAAGTGGCAGATGTGGAGCTTGACCCAAGCATAACGTATCAAAATATCGTTGGTTTTGGAGGTGCATTTACGGAGGCTTCGGCGTATACCTTGTCTCGTGTCAGTGAACAGAAGCGAGCGGAGGTTATCCGTAGCTATTTCGATCCGATTGAAGGATTGGGTTATTCCATAGGGAGAGTACATATTCACAGTTGTGATTTTGCCCTAGGTAACTATACGTATGTGGAAGATAACGATACAGAGCTGTCGACTTTCGATATATCGCATGATCATCAATGGGTGCTACCGCTGATTAAGGATGCGATGAAGGTAAAAGGTGACGCATTTATCATGCTTGCTTCTCCTTGGAGTCCACCAGCTTGGATGAAAACTAATGGGGAAATGAATAACGGTGGCCAATTGAAAGAGGAATACACGCAAGTCTGGGCACGCTATTATACCAAGTTTATTGAAGCTTATGGGAAGGAAGGCGTTCCAATCTGGGGGATAACCGTACAGAATGAACCAGCTGCTGTACAAACATGGGATTCGTGTATTTACAGTGCTGAAGAAGAGCGTGATTTTATTAAAAATCACTTGGGTCCGATCATGCACCAAGAGGGCTACGAAGATGTTAAAATTCTGATCTGGGATCATAACCGCGACATTATCGTAGAGAGAGCATCGGTTGTACTGTCTGATCCAGAAGCGGCGAAATATGTGTGGGGTACAGGATTACACTGGTACGTAAGTGAGGAATTTGAGAATGTAGGTAAGGTGCATGACTTGTTCCCGGACAAACATCTGTTGTTTACAGAAGGATGTCAAGAAGGTGGCGTCAAGCTTGGTGAATGGTTCACAGGCGAAAGATACGGTAGAAACATGATTGGGGATTTGAATAACTGGACCGAAGGGTACTTAGATTGGAACATCGTTCTAGATCAGATGGGTGGACCTAACCATGTTGGTAACTATTGCGATGCCCCGATCATAGCAGATACAAAGACAGATACCATTCACTATAATAGCTCTTATTATTACATTGGACATTTCAGTAAATATATCGCTCCAGGTGCTGTACGTATTGGACAGATATCCAAAGTCGACAGTCTGCTCTCGACAGCGTTCTTGAATCCAGACGGTAGCATAGCGCTAGTTGTCATGAATGAGACGGATGAGATACAAAAGGCGACGATCGGCCTAGGAGAAGGGTTGTTGGAAGCAAAGCTACAACCGCATTCCATTATCACTTATATCATTTCTAAATAG
- a CDS encoding response regulator, translating into MKRTLLIVDDEKNIRYGLKTMIEREFPDLYGIHMASNGQNALDQYRETRADIVITDIRMPVMDGIRLIGDLAIETGDKGPVVVILSGYDDFEYAKTAIKYKVKDYLLKPIRREELFDLLIRIEKELTEQEAINRQREEQSEVFYKGLRSSCIQQLLLQPKDLSDEELERYIVEIGFHQFKKPYRVAVVNFQYEDGSRMSPNETQSLVERLSGSFDGNLEAMTSDFEGKIVLVGSPKNWFQELSIQAEVKGWHGLRMGISNTEAHSLLDIRMQYEEALRALQYTFVYPQANYIDYAAVKEERRSFSLPHEDIRKLANMLGTDREKEMMALLGSIFQIEHLHQIDIAYLERVSRLVNEQVLDEVFLVYGESSVEVLKLYKKVGNMSNFRCFHDYYRKLEHLLISVNDYVTQVRSAYTEHGDMKEAVAFIDEYYARPLNMAMVSNHVSLSYSYFSEAFKAHTGDNFVLYLKKVRIRQAKELLLNSPLKLAGIGESVGFENSKQFSRVFKELEGISPHEYRIKLHADERLKDDSSSSESI; encoded by the coding sequence ATGAAGCGAACGCTACTGATCGTAGATGATGAGAAAAATATTCGATATGGATTAAAGACGATGATTGAGCGAGAGTTCCCAGATTTATATGGTATTCATATGGCGAGCAATGGACAAAATGCATTGGATCAATACAGAGAGACACGTGCCGATATCGTGATTACGGATATACGAATGCCTGTAATGGACGGCATCCGACTTATAGGTGATTTAGCCATCGAGACTGGCGATAAAGGACCGGTCGTTGTCATTTTAAGTGGATATGATGATTTCGAATATGCAAAGACAGCGATCAAATATAAGGTGAAGGACTACTTGCTAAAGCCTATTCGCCGTGAAGAACTGTTCGATCTACTCATACGTATTGAGAAGGAATTAACAGAACAGGAAGCGATCAATCGGCAACGAGAAGAGCAAAGTGAAGTTTTCTACAAGGGGCTTCGTTCCAGTTGTATACAGCAATTGTTGCTTCAACCTAAGGATTTGTCGGACGAGGAGTTGGAGCGTTATATTGTCGAGATTGGGTTTCATCAATTTAAGAAGCCCTATAGAGTAGCCGTTGTGAATTTTCAATATGAAGATGGGTCTAGGATGTCTCCAAATGAGACACAAAGTTTAGTGGAACGACTGTCTGGTTCATTTGACGGGAACCTTGAAGCGATGACCTCTGACTTTGAAGGAAAAATAGTGCTGGTTGGGAGTCCAAAGAATTGGTTTCAAGAGTTATCTATACAGGCTGAAGTAAAAGGTTGGCATGGGTTGCGAATGGGTATTAGCAACACTGAGGCTCATAGCCTATTAGATATTAGAATGCAATATGAGGAGGCTCTTAGAGCACTGCAATATACCTTTGTGTATCCACAAGCTAATTATATTGATTATGCAGCGGTAAAAGAGGAACGTCGGAGCTTTTCACTACCCCACGAGGATATCCGTAAATTGGCTAACATGCTCGGTACAGACCGTGAGAAAGAAATGATGGCGCTGTTGGGTTCAATATTTCAGATTGAACATTTGCATCAGATCGACATTGCGTATTTGGAGCGAGTTAGTAGACTCGTGAATGAGCAGGTACTAGATGAGGTATTTCTTGTATACGGAGAATCTTCAGTGGAAGTACTTAAGCTATACAAGAAGGTAGGGAATATGTCCAACTTCAGGTGCTTTCATGATTACTATCGCAAGTTAGAACACTTACTTATTAGCGTGAATGATTATGTTACACAGGTTCGATCAGCATATACAGAGCATGGTGATATGAAAGAAGCAGTTGCTTTTATAGATGAGTACTATGCCCGTCCGTTGAATATGGCGATGGTGAGCAATCATGTGTCCTTGAGTTACTCTTATTTTAGTGAGGCATTTAAGGCTCATACGGGTGACAATTTCGTTCTATACTTAAAAAAGGTACGGATTCGACAAGCCAAGGAATTGTTGTTGAATAGTCCGCTTAAACTTGCAGGGATTGGGGAATCCGTCGGGTTCGAGAATAGCAAGCAATTCTCTCGTGTTTTTAAAGAACTAGAGGGGATATCTCCTCATGAGTATCGAATAAAGCTTCATGCTGACGAACGATTAAAGGATGATTCTAGTTCTAGTGAATCGATATAA
- a CDS encoding ABC transporter permease — translation MDLEPTINKELSTKQIPSTRKWWRKWYAQRHIQTMALLGVAWMIIFNYIPMYGVIIAFKEFDIIRSISEAPWVGLMHFRDFLDDDNLVNVIKNTLGISFIKLIVGFPLPIIFALFLNEVRSIRFKKFVQTISYLPHFLSWVVLGGILATWLADVGIINNILLALHIIDQPITYLAEPNYFWTIIITSDLWKELGWSAIIYLAAISSVSPEMYEAATIDGAGRFQKMWYITLPSIKSTISILFILAVSGVLNSNFDQILVLRNALNDSASNVIDYYVYQTGLLSGRYSYSAAVGLIKSVIALILLLVANKISKKINDTSLF, via the coding sequence ATGGATTTGGAACCCACAATAAATAAAGAGCTATCGACCAAACAGATTCCATCTACACGCAAGTGGTGGAGGAAATGGTATGCCCAGAGGCATATTCAGACGATGGCTCTACTCGGAGTCGCGTGGATGATTATATTCAACTATATTCCAATGTACGGTGTAATCATTGCGTTCAAAGAATTCGACATCATACGTTCAATATCCGAGGCACCTTGGGTAGGGTTGATGCATTTCAGAGATTTTCTAGATGATGATAATTTAGTGAATGTGATCAAAAATACGTTAGGAATTAGTTTTATTAAGTTAATTGTTGGGTTCCCATTGCCTATCATATTTGCTCTCTTTCTTAATGAAGTACGATCTATTCGATTCAAGAAATTTGTACAGACGATCTCCTATCTGCCTCACTTTCTCTCATGGGTTGTACTGGGTGGAATTCTAGCAACATGGTTAGCTGATGTAGGGATTATTAACAACATATTACTTGCATTACATATTATCGATCAACCGATCACATATTTGGCTGAACCTAACTATTTCTGGACGATCATTATCACCTCGGATTTGTGGAAAGAGTTGGGATGGTCAGCGATTATCTATCTTGCTGCGATCTCGAGTGTATCTCCTGAAATGTATGAAGCAGCGACCATCGATGGTGCAGGACGTTTTCAGAAAATGTGGTATATTACATTACCTTCGATTAAATCTACGATAAGTATTCTATTCATTCTGGCCGTTAGCGGCGTGCTTAACTCCAATTTTGATCAGATTCTAGTCTTGCGTAACGCATTGAATGACAGTGCTAGTAATGTTATTGATTACTATGTATATCAAACGGGCTTACTCTCGGGTAGGTATTCGTATTCAGCTGCTGTCGGATTGATTAAGTCAGTGATTGCACTAATTCTACTACTTGTCGCAAATAAAATATCTAAAAAAATCAATGATACGTCGCTGTTTTAG
- a CDS encoding phosphoenolpyruvate hydrolase family protein, which translates to MIMLSRQEIINRFKEEIAKGNILLGVGAGTGITAKSSEAGGADMLIVYNSGRYRMAGRGSLAGLLPYGDANQIVVEMGSEVLPIVKNTPVLAGVCGTDPFRLMHVFLKQLKDQGFSGVQNFPTVGLIDGVFRANLEETGMGYDLEVDMIRQAHELDMLTTPYVFDEEQAKKMAEAGADILVAHMGLTTKGTIGAHTALTLDDCVERIQGIIDAGKSVNPDIMVICHGGPIAEPDDAAYVIEKVEGIVGFFGASSIERFAAEKGIKETSASFKNIRSK; encoded by the coding sequence ATGATCATGTTATCAAGACAAGAAATTATAAATCGTTTCAAAGAAGAGATTGCTAAAGGAAATATATTGTTAGGTGTCGGCGCGGGTACAGGTATTACAGCGAAAAGTAGTGAAGCGGGTGGTGCAGACATGTTAATCGTCTACAATTCCGGCCGTTACAGAATGGCTGGTCGTGGTTCTCTAGCTGGTTTACTGCCCTATGGAGATGCTAACCAAATCGTCGTTGAAATGGGCAGTGAGGTACTCCCCATTGTGAAGAACACCCCTGTACTAGCCGGTGTATGTGGAACAGATCCTTTTAGACTTATGCATGTTTTCTTAAAACAATTAAAAGATCAAGGTTTCAGTGGGGTACAAAACTTCCCAACGGTTGGGTTAATTGATGGTGTTTTCCGTGCAAACCTAGAAGAAACAGGTATGGGCTATGATTTAGAAGTGGATATGATTAGACAAGCTCATGAATTAGATATGTTAACAACACCCTATGTATTCGATGAAGAACAAGCGAAAAAAATGGCTGAAGCGGGTGCAGATATATTAGTGGCTCATATGGGACTGACTACAAAAGGTACCATTGGTGCTCACACAGCTCTAACTTTAGATGATTGTGTTGAACGTATTCAAGGTATTATTGACGCTGGTAAATCTGTTAATCCTGATATTATGGTCATTTGTCATGGAGGTCCCATTGCAGAACCTGACGATGCCGCTTATGTCATTGAAAAAGTAGAGGGCATTGTTGGATTCTTTGGGGCATCTAGTATTGAAAGATTTGCTGCTGAAAAAGGAATTAAAGAGACATCTGCCTCTTTCAAAAATATTAGAAGCAAATAA
- a CDS encoding sensor histidine kinase → MMKWTPKYVQSLLYWWDRRSLQSRLIFAYIFIILVPSLIVSVYSFNAINETYIKDTMSKNGNLLEMEKLHILNQIESMERSAQLAVSDTDVENYLTSETEPQLGELVDFNMNAFVNLTRIQFNNPNIEHLRLFSASEYVHEIWPIIFREDRIQQEPWYNQTLGLGDQQMWYFQDDDHDFTKRNSNSITEKKPKLSLLREISIPTGVHSGIIQVDMLLSQFSPRTFSNMQDAQSQLFLLDGDLQMFTKENDSFLQDNKEMNKVILDRFTSLRQGGVWDTQYNEKGKSFLFIQTPIERMDAYLLNVVSMEDVLKDISVIRNKTIGVNVLFIVLFTVIAYVLNAFILKNLVRLTEAVKKVRRGELYSGITIRGGGEISELAHHFNKLMYKINELVAVAVRKQALTKEAELRTLHNQIDSHFLYNTLENIKMLAEIDNNRTVSDALTSLGGMMRYNFKWSGEYVKLKDEIRHIQNYIDVMNIRFEEPILLVMDISPQYMELEVLKMSLQPIVENSVKHGWSESSTEEADKRIHILIETVKEDICISIMDNGDGMGSDQLIELNKGIQEDGFNIQNASDQDKQGHVRTSEGIGLHNVHQRIQLFYGESYGLEISSVEGVYTKVLITLPKVLLTGGSTDEANATDRR, encoded by the coding sequence ATGATGAAATGGACACCCAAATATGTACAATCATTGTTGTATTGGTGGGATCGTAGATCGTTACAGAGTCGCCTAATATTCGCATATATTTTTATTATTTTGGTGCCTAGTTTAATAGTTTCTGTCTATTCTTTCAATGCAATTAATGAAACCTATATTAAAGATACGATGAGTAAGAATGGGAATTTACTGGAAATGGAAAAACTTCATATTCTGAATCAAATCGAGTCGATGGAGCGTTCGGCTCAGCTTGCTGTATCTGATACAGATGTTGAGAATTACTTGACGAGTGAGACTGAACCACAGTTAGGAGAACTTGTTGATTTTAATATGAATGCATTTGTTAATTTAACACGGATACAGTTCAACAATCCTAATATTGAGCATTTGCGATTGTTCTCGGCTAGCGAGTATGTACATGAAATTTGGCCTATTATTTTCCGAGAGGATAGGATTCAGCAAGAACCATGGTATAACCAGACATTGGGTCTAGGGGATCAACAGATGTGGTATTTCCAAGACGATGATCATGACTTTACGAAGAGAAATTCTAATTCAATAACAGAGAAAAAACCTAAACTCTCTTTGCTTCGAGAGATCAGTATCCCTACCGGTGTGCATTCGGGCATTATTCAAGTGGATATGTTACTGTCTCAATTCTCACCTAGGACATTCTCGAATATGCAGGATGCTCAGTCGCAATTGTTTTTATTAGATGGAGATTTACAAATGTTTACAAAAGAGAATGATTCCTTCCTTCAAGACAATAAAGAAATGAATAAAGTGATTCTCGATCGTTTTACCTCTCTTCGACAAGGCGGAGTATGGGACACTCAGTACAATGAGAAGGGTAAATCGTTCTTATTTATCCAGACTCCAATTGAGCGTATGGACGCTTACTTGCTGAATGTAGTCTCTATGGAGGATGTTTTGAAGGATATTTCGGTTATCCGTAACAAGACAATTGGAGTCAATGTTTTATTTATCGTATTATTCACGGTGATCGCCTATGTATTAAATGCTTTTATTCTGAAAAATTTAGTAAGACTTACCGAAGCGGTGAAGAAGGTTCGTCGAGGGGAGCTCTACTCAGGGATTACGATTCGTGGTGGCGGAGAGATTAGTGAGCTGGCTCATCATTTCAATAAGCTGATGTACAAAATCAATGAACTTGTTGCCGTAGCTGTTCGTAAGCAGGCACTGACCAAAGAAGCAGAATTACGAACGCTACATAATCAAATTGATTCACATTTCCTCTATAATACGTTAGAAAATATTAAAATGCTGGCGGAAATAGACAACAATCGCACCGTATCCGATGCTCTGACTTCGCTTGGTGGAATGATGCGTTATAATTTCAAATGGTCGGGTGAATATGTCAAATTAAAGGATGAAATCAGACATATCCAAAACTATATTGATGTGATGAATATTCGGTTTGAAGAGCCAATTTTGTTGGTCATGGATATTTCACCTCAATATATGGAGCTAGAGGTACTGAAGATGTCACTCCAACCCATCGTAGAGAACAGTGTGAAGCATGGGTGGTCAGAATCCAGTACAGAAGAGGCTGACAAGAGAATTCATATCTTGATCGAGACAGTGAAAGAAGATATTTGTATCTCGATTATGGATAATGGAGATGGCATGGGAAGCGATCAGCTTATAGAACTAAATAAAGGGATACAAGAGGATGGATTCAATATTCAGAACGCGTCAGATCAAGATAAACAAGGCCACGTAAGGACTAGTGAAGGAATTGGATTACATAATGTACATCAGCGGATTCAACTCTTTTATGGCGAGAGTTATGGGTTGGAGATTTCTAGTGTAGAAGGCGTTTATACGAAAGTACTTATAACTTTACCTAAAGTGCTATTGACAGGAGGAAGTACGGATGAAGCGAACGCTACTGATCGTAGATGA
- a CDS encoding extracellular solute-binding protein: MNHHLKRSLFLLIALVMVVSTAACSSGNSEKEKAANSNKGEDTPIVKLTADQPGWKEDITPITFDWYLNFSWFANKWGVDPTSKFITKKTGVDINFIVPAGNENEKLNTLIASGNLPDFITLDKGEASIQKMIDGELVLPLNELADEYDPYFFTSSDAAKLSWYTQPDGNVYAYPNASSSPKDYAQYGDTYVSNQVFLVRKDMYEALGKPDMRTPDGFLKALQSAKEKFGTVNGQPLIPLGLHEFTENGNYSLEGYIQNLLAIPKAKDGQLYDRSTDPEYVTWLKTLRQANQDGLLSKDIFIDKRPQMEEKLAQGRYFALIYQGKDMEAQLNTLFTNDPNSVYIAVDGPTNSNLDTPTLDGPGISGWTVTLISKNVKDKARAIRFLSYLNSEEGNKDLFLGEKGFTYDTIDGKDQFKPEALALLNSDRSAFDKEYGASHTFWMLMNTNMTDQWAPKRVEPYKSIEDWTRGKTVSASEFELLNPTGNSPEGIINTKLGQLLGKTLPKLLMAQSDAEFDTLWDEYQDKRKKDGLDKVTAFQQAKYEQNVKKLEEFLK; this comes from the coding sequence ATGAATCATCATTTGAAGCGTAGCTTGTTCCTGCTGATAGCGTTGGTAATGGTAGTTTCTACAGCTGCCTGTTCCTCAGGGAATAGTGAGAAAGAGAAAGCTGCTAATAGTAATAAAGGGGAAGACACTCCCATCGTCAAGCTGACCGCAGATCAACCGGGTTGGAAAGAAGATATTACTCCGATTACATTTGATTGGTATTTGAATTTCTCTTGGTTTGCAAATAAATGGGGCGTGGATCCGACGTCGAAATTTATTACGAAAAAGACGGGCGTAGATATTAATTTTATCGTTCCTGCAGGTAATGAAAATGAGAAGCTAAATACATTAATCGCGTCTGGTAATCTCCCAGACTTCATAACGTTAGATAAAGGAGAAGCTTCCATACAGAAGATGATTGACGGTGAGTTGGTACTCCCGCTGAATGAACTAGCTGATGAATATGATCCATACTTCTTTACATCCTCTGATGCAGCTAAGCTGTCATGGTATACACAGCCTGATGGTAATGTCTATGCTTATCCCAATGCGTCGTCTTCTCCGAAAGATTATGCTCAATATGGAGATACTTATGTCTCTAACCAAGTGTTTCTCGTACGTAAAGACATGTACGAAGCCCTTGGTAAACCGGATATGCGTACACCAGATGGTTTCTTGAAAGCGCTACAATCCGCTAAGGAGAAATTCGGTACTGTAAACGGTCAACCTTTAATTCCACTTGGATTACATGAGTTTACAGAGAACGGGAACTATTCCCTAGAAGGTTATATACAGAATCTATTAGCAATCCCAAAAGCGAAGGATGGCCAACTATATGATCGCTCGACGGATCCAGAATATGTGACATGGCTCAAAACATTACGTCAAGCGAATCAAGATGGGCTACTTTCCAAAGACATTTTCATTGATAAGCGTCCTCAAATGGAAGAGAAGCTTGCACAAGGCCGTTATTTTGCATTGATCTATCAAGGTAAAGATATGGAAGCACAATTAAATACGCTCTTTACAAATGATCCGAATTCAGTATATATCGCTGTTGATGGACCAACCAACAGCAATCTAGATACACCTACACTGGATGGTCCTGGTATCTCTGGCTGGACAGTAACCTTGATTTCCAAGAATGTGAAAGACAAAGCTCGTGCTATTCGTTTCCTAAGTTATTTGAATAGTGAAGAGGGAAATAAGGACTTGTTCTTAGGAGAAAAAGGCTTCACCTATGATACAATTGATGGAAAAGATCAGTTTAAACCAGAAGCTTTAGCACTACTAAATTCAGACAGATCTGCCTTTGATAAAGAGTATGGGGCATCGCACACCTTCTGGATGCTGATGAATACGAACATGACAGATCAATGGGCACCAAAAAGGGTAGAACCGTACAAATCCATTGAAGATTGGACGAGAGGGAAGACGGTGAGTGCATCTGAGTTCGAGTTATTGAATCCGACAGGTAATTCCCCAGAAGGTATCATTAATACGAAGCTTGGACAGCTGTTAGGTAAGACGTTACCTAAGCTTCTTATGGCACAATCGGATGCCGAGTTCGACACCCTTTGGGATGAGTATCAAGATAAACGTAAGAAAGACGGATTGGATAAAGTGACTGCATTCCAACAAGCGAAATATGAGCAGAACGTGAAGAAGCTAGAGGAATTCCTCAAATAA